A genomic region of Macaca mulatta isolate MMU2019108-1 chromosome 5, T2T-MMU8v2.0, whole genome shotgun sequence contains the following coding sequences:
- the FGFR3 gene encoding fibroblast growth factor receptor 3 isoform X7, which translates to MGAPACALALCVAVAIVAGASSESLGTEQRVVGRVAEVSGPEPSQQEQLVFGSGDAVELSCPPPGGGPMGPTVWVKDGAGLVPSERVLVGPQRLQVLNASHEDSGAYSCRQRLTQLVLCHFSVRVTDAPSSGDDEDGEDEAEDTGVDTGVDTGAPYWTRPERMDKKLLAVPAANTVRFRCPAAGNPTPSISWLKNGKEFRGEHRIGGIKLRHQQWSLVMESVVPSDRGNYTCVVENKFGSIRQTYTLDVLERSPHRPILQAGLPANQTAVLGSDVEFHCKVYSDAQPHIQWLKHVEVNGSKVGPDGTPYVTVLKTAGANTTDKELEVLSLHNVTFEDAGEYTCLAGNSIGFSHHSAWLVVLPAEEELVEADEAGSVYAGILSYGVGFFLFILVVAAVTLCRLRSTPKKGLGSPTVHKISRFPLKRQQVSLESNASMSSNTPLVRIARLSSGEGPTLANVSELELPADPKWELSRARLTLGKPLGEGCFGQVVMAEAIGIDKDRAAKPVTVAVKMLKDDATDKDLSDLVSEMEMMKMIGKHKNIINLLGACTQGGPLYVLVEYAAKGNLREFLRARRPPGLDYSFDTCKPPEEQLTFKDLVSCAYQVARGMEYLASQKCIHRDLAARNVLVTEDNVMKIADFGLARDVHNLDYYKKTTNGRLPVKWMAPEALFDRVYTHQSDVWSFGVLLWEIFTLGGSPYPGIPVEELFKLLKEGHRMDKPANCTHDLYMIMRECWHAAPSQRPTFKQLVEDLDRVLTVTSTDEYLDLSAPFEQYSPGGQDTPSSSSSGDDSVFAHDLLPPAPPSSGGSRT; encoded by the exons ATGGGCGCCCCTGCCTGCGCCCTCGCGCTCTGCGTGGCAGTGGCCATCGTGGCCGGCGCCTCCTCGGAGTCCTTGGGGACGGAGCAGCGCGTCGTGGGGCGAGTGGCAG AAGTGTCCGGCCCGGAGCCCAGCCAGCAGGAGCAGTTGGTCTTCGGCAGCGGGGACGCTGTGGAGCTGAGCTGTCCCCCGCCCGGGGGTGGTCCCATGGGGCCCACTGTCTGGGTCAAGGATGGCGCAGGGCTGGTGCCCTCGGAGCGTGTCCTGGTGGGGCCCCAGCGGCTGCAGGTGCTGAATGCCTCCCACGAGGACTCTGGGGCCTACAGCTGCCGGCAGCGGCTCACACAGCTCGTACTGTGCCACTTCAGTGTGCGGGTGACAG ATGCTCCATCCTCGGGAGATGACGAAGACGGGGAGGACGAGGCTGAGGACACAGGTGTGGACACAGGTGTGGACACAG GGGCCCCTTACTGGACTCGGCCCGAGCGGATGGACAAGAAGCTGCTGGCTGTGCCGGCCGCCAACACCGTCCGCTTCCGCTGCCCGGCTGCCGGCAACCCCACTCCCTCCATCTCCTGGCTGAAGAATGGCAAGGAGTTCCGCGGCGAGCACCGCATTGGCGGCATCAAG CTTCGGCACCAGCAGTGGAGCCTGGTCATGGAAAGCGTGGTGCCCTCGGACCGCGGCAACTACACCTGCGTGGTGGAGAACAAGTTTGGCAGCATCCGGCAGACATACACGCTGGACGTGCTGG AGCGCTCCCCGCACCGGCCCATCCTGCAGGCGGGGCTGCCGGCCAACCAGACGGCGGTGCTGGGCAGCGATGTGGAGTTTCACTGCAAGGTGTACAGTGATGCGCAGCCCCACATCCAGTGGCTCAAGCACGTGGAGGTGAATGGCAGCAAGGTGGGCCCCGACGGCACACCCTACGTCACCGTGCTCAAG ACGGCGGGCGCTAATACCACCGACAAGGAGCTAGAGGTTCTGTCCTTGCACAACGTCACCTTTGAGGACGCCGGGGAGTACACCTGCCTGGCGGGCAATTCTATTGGGTTTTCCCATCACTCTGCGTGGCTCGTGGTGCTGCCAG CTGAGGAGGAGCTGGTGGAGGCTGACGAGGCGGGCAGTGTGTACGCAGGCATCCTCAGCTACGGGGTGGGCTTCTTCCTGTTCATCCTGGTGGTGGCGGCTGTGACGCTCTGCCGCCTGCGCAGCACCCCCAAGAAAGGCCTGGGCTCCCCCACCGTGCACAAGATCTCCCGCTTCCCACTCAAGCGACAG CAGGTGTCCCTGGAGTCCAACGCGTCCATGAGCTCCAACACACCGCTGGTGCGCATCGCAAGGCTGTCCTCAGGGGAGGGTCCCACGCTGGCCAATGTCTCCGAGCTTGAGCTGCCTGCTGACCCCAAATGGGAGCTGTCTCGGGCCCG GCTGACCCTGGGCAAGCCCCTTGGGGAGGGCTGCTTCGGCCAGGTGGTCATGGCGGAGGCTATCGGCATTGACAAGGACCGGGCCGCCAAGCCTGTCACCGTAGCCGTGAAGATGCTGAAAG ATGATGCCACTGACAAGGACCTGTCAGACCTGGTGTCTGAGATGGAGATGATGAAGATGATTGGGAAACACAAGAACATTATCAACCTGCTGGGCGCCTGCACGCAGGGCG GGCCCCTGTACGTGCTGGTGGAGTACGCGGCCAAGGGCAACCTGAGGGAGTTTCTGCGGGCGCGGCGGCCCCCGGGCCTGGACTACTCCTTCGACACCTGCAAGCCGCCTGAGGAGCAACTCACCTTCAAGGACCTGGTGTCCTGTGCCTACCAGGTGGCCCGAGGCATGGAGTACCTCGCCTCCCAGAAG TGCATCCACAGGGACCTGGCTGCTCGAAATGTGCTGGTGACCGAGGACAACGTGATGAAGATCGCAGACTTCGGGCTGGCCCGCGACGTGCACAACCTTGACTACTACAAGAAGACAACCAAC GGCCGGCTGCCCGTGAAGTGGATGGCGCCTGAGGCCCTGTTTGACCGAGTCTACACCCACCAGAGTGACGT CTGGTCCTTTGGGGTCCTGCTCTGGGAGATCTTCACGCTGGGGGGCTCTCCGTACCCCGGCATCCCTGTGGAGGAGCTCTTCAAGCTGCTGAAGGAGGGTCACCGGATGGACAAGCCGGCCAACTGCACACACGACCT GTACATGATCATGCGGGAGTGCTGGCATGCTGCGCCCTCCCAGAGGCCCACCTTCAAGCAGCTGGTGGAGGACCTGGACCGTGTCCTCACTGTGACGTCCACCGAC GAGTACCTGGACCTGTCAGCGCCCTTCGAGCAGTACTCCCCCGGCGGCCAGGACACCCCGAGCTCCAGCTCCTCAGGGGATGACTCCGTGTTTGCCCACGACCTGCTGCCCCCGGCCCCACCCAGCAGTGGGGGCTCGCGGACGTGA
- the FGFR3 gene encoding fibroblast growth factor receptor 3 isoform X8 — protein sequence MGAPACALALCVAVAIVAGASSESLGTEQRVVGRVAEVSGPEPSQQEQLVFGSGDAVELSCPPPGGGPMGPTVWVKDGAGLVPSERVLVGPQRLQVLNASHEDSGAYSCRQRLTQLVLCHFSVRVTDAPSSGDDEDGEDEAEDTGVDTGVDTGAPYWTRPERMDKKLLAVPAANTVRFRCPAAGNPTPSISWLKNGKEFRGEHRIGGIKLRHQQWSLVMESVVPSDRGNYTCVVENKFGSIRQTYTLDVLERSPHRPILQAGLPANQTAVLGSDVEFHCKVYSDAQPHIQWLKHVEVNGSKVGPDGTPYVTVLKTAGANTTDKELEVLSLHNVTFEDAGEYTCLAGNSIGFSHHSAWLVVLPAEEELVEADEAGSVYAGILSYGVGFFLFILVVAAVTLCRLRSTPKKGLGSPTVHKISRFPLKRQVSLESNASMSSNTPLVRIARLSSGEGPTLANVSELELPADPKWELSRARLTLGKPLGEGCFGQVVMAEAIGIDKDRAAKPVTVAVKMLKDDATDKDLSDLVSEMEMMKMIGKHKNIINLLGACTQGGPLYVLVEYAAKGNLREFLRARRPPGLDYSFDTCKPPEEQLTFKDLVSCAYQVARGMEYLASQKCIHRDLAARNVLVTEDNVMKIADFGLARDVHNLDYYKKTTNGRLPVKWMAPEALFDRVYTHQSDVWSFGVLLWEIFTLGGSPYPGIPVEELFKLLKEGHRMDKPANCTHDLYMIMRECWHAAPSQRPTFKQLVEDLDRVLTVTSTDQEYLDLSAPFEQYSPGGQDTPSSSSSGDDSVFAHDLLPPAPPSSGGSRT from the exons ATGGGCGCCCCTGCCTGCGCCCTCGCGCTCTGCGTGGCAGTGGCCATCGTGGCCGGCGCCTCCTCGGAGTCCTTGGGGACGGAGCAGCGCGTCGTGGGGCGAGTGGCAG AAGTGTCCGGCCCGGAGCCCAGCCAGCAGGAGCAGTTGGTCTTCGGCAGCGGGGACGCTGTGGAGCTGAGCTGTCCCCCGCCCGGGGGTGGTCCCATGGGGCCCACTGTCTGGGTCAAGGATGGCGCAGGGCTGGTGCCCTCGGAGCGTGTCCTGGTGGGGCCCCAGCGGCTGCAGGTGCTGAATGCCTCCCACGAGGACTCTGGGGCCTACAGCTGCCGGCAGCGGCTCACACAGCTCGTACTGTGCCACTTCAGTGTGCGGGTGACAG ATGCTCCATCCTCGGGAGATGACGAAGACGGGGAGGACGAGGCTGAGGACACAGGTGTGGACACAGGTGTGGACACAG GGGCCCCTTACTGGACTCGGCCCGAGCGGATGGACAAGAAGCTGCTGGCTGTGCCGGCCGCCAACACCGTCCGCTTCCGCTGCCCGGCTGCCGGCAACCCCACTCCCTCCATCTCCTGGCTGAAGAATGGCAAGGAGTTCCGCGGCGAGCACCGCATTGGCGGCATCAAG CTTCGGCACCAGCAGTGGAGCCTGGTCATGGAAAGCGTGGTGCCCTCGGACCGCGGCAACTACACCTGCGTGGTGGAGAACAAGTTTGGCAGCATCCGGCAGACATACACGCTGGACGTGCTGG AGCGCTCCCCGCACCGGCCCATCCTGCAGGCGGGGCTGCCGGCCAACCAGACGGCGGTGCTGGGCAGCGATGTGGAGTTTCACTGCAAGGTGTACAGTGATGCGCAGCCCCACATCCAGTGGCTCAAGCACGTGGAGGTGAATGGCAGCAAGGTGGGCCCCGACGGCACACCCTACGTCACCGTGCTCAAG ACGGCGGGCGCTAATACCACCGACAAGGAGCTAGAGGTTCTGTCCTTGCACAACGTCACCTTTGAGGACGCCGGGGAGTACACCTGCCTGGCGGGCAATTCTATTGGGTTTTCCCATCACTCTGCGTGGCTCGTGGTGCTGCCAG CTGAGGAGGAGCTGGTGGAGGCTGACGAGGCGGGCAGTGTGTACGCAGGCATCCTCAGCTACGGGGTGGGCTTCTTCCTGTTCATCCTGGTGGTGGCGGCTGTGACGCTCTGCCGCCTGCGCAGCACCCCCAAGAAAGGCCTGGGCTCCCCCACCGTGCACAAGATCTCCCGCTTCCCACTCAAGCGACAG GTGTCCCTGGAGTCCAACGCGTCCATGAGCTCCAACACACCGCTGGTGCGCATCGCAAGGCTGTCCTCAGGGGAGGGTCCCACGCTGGCCAATGTCTCCGAGCTTGAGCTGCCTGCTGACCCCAAATGGGAGCTGTCTCGGGCCCG GCTGACCCTGGGCAAGCCCCTTGGGGAGGGCTGCTTCGGCCAGGTGGTCATGGCGGAGGCTATCGGCATTGACAAGGACCGGGCCGCCAAGCCTGTCACCGTAGCCGTGAAGATGCTGAAAG ATGATGCCACTGACAAGGACCTGTCAGACCTGGTGTCTGAGATGGAGATGATGAAGATGATTGGGAAACACAAGAACATTATCAACCTGCTGGGCGCCTGCACGCAGGGCG GGCCCCTGTACGTGCTGGTGGAGTACGCGGCCAAGGGCAACCTGAGGGAGTTTCTGCGGGCGCGGCGGCCCCCGGGCCTGGACTACTCCTTCGACACCTGCAAGCCGCCTGAGGAGCAACTCACCTTCAAGGACCTGGTGTCCTGTGCCTACCAGGTGGCCCGAGGCATGGAGTACCTCGCCTCCCAGAAG TGCATCCACAGGGACCTGGCTGCTCGAAATGTGCTGGTGACCGAGGACAACGTGATGAAGATCGCAGACTTCGGGCTGGCCCGCGACGTGCACAACCTTGACTACTACAAGAAGACAACCAAC GGCCGGCTGCCCGTGAAGTGGATGGCGCCTGAGGCCCTGTTTGACCGAGTCTACACCCACCAGAGTGACGT CTGGTCCTTTGGGGTCCTGCTCTGGGAGATCTTCACGCTGGGGGGCTCTCCGTACCCCGGCATCCCTGTGGAGGAGCTCTTCAAGCTGCTGAAGGAGGGTCACCGGATGGACAAGCCGGCCAACTGCACACACGACCT GTACATGATCATGCGGGAGTGCTGGCATGCTGCGCCCTCCCAGAGGCCCACCTTCAAGCAGCTGGTGGAGGACCTGGACCGTGTCCTCACTGTGACGTCCACCGAC CAGGAGTACCTGGACCTGTCAGCGCCCTTCGAGCAGTACTCCCCCGGCGGCCAGGACACCCCGAGCTCCAGCTCCTCAGGGGATGACTCCGTGTTTGCCCACGACCTGCTGCCCCCGGCCCCACCCAGCAGTGGGGGCTCGCGGACGTGA
- the FGFR3 gene encoding fibroblast growth factor receptor 3 isoform X24 — MGAPACALALCVAVAIVAGASSESLGTEQRVVGRVAEVSGPEPSQQEQLVFGSGDAVELSCPPPGGGPMGPTVWVKDGAGLVPSERVLVGPQRLQVLNASHEDSGAYSCRQRLTQLVLCHFSVRVTDAPSSGDDEDGEDEAEDTGVDTGAPYWTRPERMDKKLLAVPAANTVRFRCPAAGNPTPSISWLKNGKEFRGEHRIGGIKLRHQQWSLVMESVVPSDRGNYTCVVENKFGSIRQTYTLDVLERSPHRPILQAGLPANQTAVLGSDVEFHCKVYSDAQPHIQWLKHVEVNGSKVGPDGTPYVTVLKTAGANTTDKELEVLSLHNVTFEDAGEYTCLAGNSIGFSHHSAWLVVLPAEEELVEADEAGSVYAGILSYGVGFFLFILVVAAVTLCRLRSTPKKGLGSPTVHKISRFPLKRQVSLESNASMSSNTPLVRIARLSSGEGPTLANVSELELPADPKWELSRARLTLGKPLGEGCFGQVVMAEAIGIDKDRAAKPVTVAVKMLKDDATDKDLSDLVSEMEMMKMIGKHKNIINLLGACTQGGPLYVLVEYAAKGNLREFLRARRPPGLDYSFDTCKPPEEQLTFKDLVSCAYQVARGMEYLASQKCIHRDLAARNVLVTEDNVMKIADFGLARDVHNLDYYKKTTNGRLPVKWMAPEALFDRVYTHQSDVWSFGVLLWEIFTLGGSPYPGIPVEELFKLLKEGHRMDKPANCTHDLYMIMRECWHAAPSQRPTFKQLVEDLDRVLTVTSTDQEYLDLSAPFEQYSPGGQDTPSSSSSGDDSVFAHDLLPPAPPSSGGSRT, encoded by the exons ATGGGCGCCCCTGCCTGCGCCCTCGCGCTCTGCGTGGCAGTGGCCATCGTGGCCGGCGCCTCCTCGGAGTCCTTGGGGACGGAGCAGCGCGTCGTGGGGCGAGTGGCAG AAGTGTCCGGCCCGGAGCCCAGCCAGCAGGAGCAGTTGGTCTTCGGCAGCGGGGACGCTGTGGAGCTGAGCTGTCCCCCGCCCGGGGGTGGTCCCATGGGGCCCACTGTCTGGGTCAAGGATGGCGCAGGGCTGGTGCCCTCGGAGCGTGTCCTGGTGGGGCCCCAGCGGCTGCAGGTGCTGAATGCCTCCCACGAGGACTCTGGGGCCTACAGCTGCCGGCAGCGGCTCACACAGCTCGTACTGTGCCACTTCAGTGTGCGGGTGACAG ATGCTCCATCCTCGGGAGATGACGAAGACGGGGAGGACGAGGCTGAGGACACAGGTGTGGACACAG GGGCCCCTTACTGGACTCGGCCCGAGCGGATGGACAAGAAGCTGCTGGCTGTGCCGGCCGCCAACACCGTCCGCTTCCGCTGCCCGGCTGCCGGCAACCCCACTCCCTCCATCTCCTGGCTGAAGAATGGCAAGGAGTTCCGCGGCGAGCACCGCATTGGCGGCATCAAG CTTCGGCACCAGCAGTGGAGCCTGGTCATGGAAAGCGTGGTGCCCTCGGACCGCGGCAACTACACCTGCGTGGTGGAGAACAAGTTTGGCAGCATCCGGCAGACATACACGCTGGACGTGCTGG AGCGCTCCCCGCACCGGCCCATCCTGCAGGCGGGGCTGCCGGCCAACCAGACGGCGGTGCTGGGCAGCGATGTGGAGTTTCACTGCAAGGTGTACAGTGATGCGCAGCCCCACATCCAGTGGCTCAAGCACGTGGAGGTGAATGGCAGCAAGGTGGGCCCCGACGGCACACCCTACGTCACCGTGCTCAAG ACGGCGGGCGCTAATACCACCGACAAGGAGCTAGAGGTTCTGTCCTTGCACAACGTCACCTTTGAGGACGCCGGGGAGTACACCTGCCTGGCGGGCAATTCTATTGGGTTTTCCCATCACTCTGCGTGGCTCGTGGTGCTGCCAG CTGAGGAGGAGCTGGTGGAGGCTGACGAGGCGGGCAGTGTGTACGCAGGCATCCTCAGCTACGGGGTGGGCTTCTTCCTGTTCATCCTGGTGGTGGCGGCTGTGACGCTCTGCCGCCTGCGCAGCACCCCCAAGAAAGGCCTGGGCTCCCCCACCGTGCACAAGATCTCCCGCTTCCCACTCAAGCGACAG GTGTCCCTGGAGTCCAACGCGTCCATGAGCTCCAACACACCGCTGGTGCGCATCGCAAGGCTGTCCTCAGGGGAGGGTCCCACGCTGGCCAATGTCTCCGAGCTTGAGCTGCCTGCTGACCCCAAATGGGAGCTGTCTCGGGCCCG GCTGACCCTGGGCAAGCCCCTTGGGGAGGGCTGCTTCGGCCAGGTGGTCATGGCGGAGGCTATCGGCATTGACAAGGACCGGGCCGCCAAGCCTGTCACCGTAGCCGTGAAGATGCTGAAAG ATGATGCCACTGACAAGGACCTGTCAGACCTGGTGTCTGAGATGGAGATGATGAAGATGATTGGGAAACACAAGAACATTATCAACCTGCTGGGCGCCTGCACGCAGGGCG GGCCCCTGTACGTGCTGGTGGAGTACGCGGCCAAGGGCAACCTGAGGGAGTTTCTGCGGGCGCGGCGGCCCCCGGGCCTGGACTACTCCTTCGACACCTGCAAGCCGCCTGAGGAGCAACTCACCTTCAAGGACCTGGTGTCCTGTGCCTACCAGGTGGCCCGAGGCATGGAGTACCTCGCCTCCCAGAAG TGCATCCACAGGGACCTGGCTGCTCGAAATGTGCTGGTGACCGAGGACAACGTGATGAAGATCGCAGACTTCGGGCTGGCCCGCGACGTGCACAACCTTGACTACTACAAGAAGACAACCAAC GGCCGGCTGCCCGTGAAGTGGATGGCGCCTGAGGCCCTGTTTGACCGAGTCTACACCCACCAGAGTGACGT CTGGTCCTTTGGGGTCCTGCTCTGGGAGATCTTCACGCTGGGGGGCTCTCCGTACCCCGGCATCCCTGTGGAGGAGCTCTTCAAGCTGCTGAAGGAGGGTCACCGGATGGACAAGCCGGCCAACTGCACACACGACCT GTACATGATCATGCGGGAGTGCTGGCATGCTGCGCCCTCCCAGAGGCCCACCTTCAAGCAGCTGGTGGAGGACCTGGACCGTGTCCTCACTGTGACGTCCACCGAC CAGGAGTACCTGGACCTGTCAGCGCCCTTCGAGCAGTACTCCCCCGGCGGCCAGGACACCCCGAGCTCCAGCTCCTCAGGGGATGACTCCGTGTTTGCCCACGACCTGCTGCCCCCGGCCCCACCCAGCAGTGGGGGCTCGCGGACGTGA
- the FGFR3 gene encoding fibroblast growth factor receptor 3 isoform X31: protein MGAPACALALCVAVAIVAGASSESLGTEQRVVGRVAEVSGPEPSQQEQLVFGSGDAVELSCPPPGGGPMGPTVWVKDGAGLVPSERVLVGPQRLQVLNASHEDSGAYSCRQRLTQLVLCHFSVRVTDAPSSGDDEDGEDEAEDTGAPYWTRPERMDKKLLAVPAANTVRFRCPAAGNPTPSISWLKNGKEFRGEHRIGGIKLRHQQWSLVMESVVPSDRGNYTCVVENKFGSIRQTYTLDVLERSPHRPILQAGLPANQTAVLGSDVEFHCKVYSDAQPHIQWLKHVEVNGSKVGPDGTPYVTVLKSWISESVEADVRLRLANVSERDGGEYLCRATNFIGVAEKAFWLSVHRPRAAEEELVEADEAGSVYAGILSYGVGFFLFILVVAAVTLCRLRSTPKKGLGSPTVHKISRFPLKRQVSLESNASMSSNTPLVRIARLSSGEGPTLANVSELELPADPKWELSRARLTLGKPLGEGCFGQVVMAEAIGIDKDRAAKPVTVAVKMLKDDATDKDLSDLVSEMEMMKMIGKHKNIINLLGACTQGGPLYVLVEYAAKGNLREFLRARRPPGLDYSFDTCKPPEEQLTFKDLVSCAYQVARGMEYLASQKCIHRDLAARNVLVTEDNVMKIADFGLARDVHNLDYYKKTTNGRLPVKWMAPEALFDRVYTHQSDVWSFGVLLWEIFTLGGSPYPGIPVEELFKLLKEGHRMDKPANCTHDLYMIMRECWHAAPSQRPTFKQLVEDLDRVLTVTSTDQEYLDLSAPFEQYSPGGQDTPSSSSSGDDSVFAHDLLPPAPPSSGGSRT from the exons ATGGGCGCCCCTGCCTGCGCCCTCGCGCTCTGCGTGGCAGTGGCCATCGTGGCCGGCGCCTCCTCGGAGTCCTTGGGGACGGAGCAGCGCGTCGTGGGGCGAGTGGCAG AAGTGTCCGGCCCGGAGCCCAGCCAGCAGGAGCAGTTGGTCTTCGGCAGCGGGGACGCTGTGGAGCTGAGCTGTCCCCCGCCCGGGGGTGGTCCCATGGGGCCCACTGTCTGGGTCAAGGATGGCGCAGGGCTGGTGCCCTCGGAGCGTGTCCTGGTGGGGCCCCAGCGGCTGCAGGTGCTGAATGCCTCCCACGAGGACTCTGGGGCCTACAGCTGCCGGCAGCGGCTCACACAGCTCGTACTGTGCCACTTCAGTGTGCGGGTGACAG ATGCTCCATCCTCGGGAGATGACGAAGACGGGGAGGACGAGGCTGAGGACACAG GGGCCCCTTACTGGACTCGGCCCGAGCGGATGGACAAGAAGCTGCTGGCTGTGCCGGCCGCCAACACCGTCCGCTTCCGCTGCCCGGCTGCCGGCAACCCCACTCCCTCCATCTCCTGGCTGAAGAATGGCAAGGAGTTCCGCGGCGAGCACCGCATTGGCGGCATCAAG CTTCGGCACCAGCAGTGGAGCCTGGTCATGGAAAGCGTGGTGCCCTCGGACCGCGGCAACTACACCTGCGTGGTGGAGAACAAGTTTGGCAGCATCCGGCAGACATACACGCTGGACGTGCTGG AGCGCTCCCCGCACCGGCCCATCCTGCAGGCGGGGCTGCCGGCCAACCAGACGGCGGTGCTGGGCAGCGATGTGGAGTTTCACTGCAAGGTGTACAGTGATGCGCAGCCCCACATCCAGTGGCTCAAGCACGTGGAGGTGAATGGCAGCAAGGTGGGCCCCGACGGCACACCCTACGTCACCGTGCTCAAG TCCTGGATCAGTGAGAGTGTGGAGGCCGACGTGCGCCTCCGCCTGGCCAATGTGTCGGAGCGGGACGGGGGCGAGTACCTCTGTCGAGCCACCAATTTCATAGGCGTGGCCGAGAAGGCCTTTTGGCTGAGCGTTCACAGGCCCCGAGCAG CTGAGGAGGAGCTGGTGGAGGCTGACGAGGCGGGCAGTGTGTACGCAGGCATCCTCAGCTACGGGGTGGGCTTCTTCCTGTTCATCCTGGTGGTGGCGGCTGTGACGCTCTGCCGCCTGCGCAGCACCCCCAAGAAAGGCCTGGGCTCCCCCACCGTGCACAAGATCTCCCGCTTCCCACTCAAGCGACAG GTGTCCCTGGAGTCCAACGCGTCCATGAGCTCCAACACACCGCTGGTGCGCATCGCAAGGCTGTCCTCAGGGGAGGGTCCCACGCTGGCCAATGTCTCCGAGCTTGAGCTGCCTGCTGACCCCAAATGGGAGCTGTCTCGGGCCCG GCTGACCCTGGGCAAGCCCCTTGGGGAGGGCTGCTTCGGCCAGGTGGTCATGGCGGAGGCTATCGGCATTGACAAGGACCGGGCCGCCAAGCCTGTCACCGTAGCCGTGAAGATGCTGAAAG ATGATGCCACTGACAAGGACCTGTCAGACCTGGTGTCTGAGATGGAGATGATGAAGATGATTGGGAAACACAAGAACATTATCAACCTGCTGGGCGCCTGCACGCAGGGCG GGCCCCTGTACGTGCTGGTGGAGTACGCGGCCAAGGGCAACCTGAGGGAGTTTCTGCGGGCGCGGCGGCCCCCGGGCCTGGACTACTCCTTCGACACCTGCAAGCCGCCTGAGGAGCAACTCACCTTCAAGGACCTGGTGTCCTGTGCCTACCAGGTGGCCCGAGGCATGGAGTACCTCGCCTCCCAGAAG TGCATCCACAGGGACCTGGCTGCTCGAAATGTGCTGGTGACCGAGGACAACGTGATGAAGATCGCAGACTTCGGGCTGGCCCGCGACGTGCACAACCTTGACTACTACAAGAAGACAACCAAC GGCCGGCTGCCCGTGAAGTGGATGGCGCCTGAGGCCCTGTTTGACCGAGTCTACACCCACCAGAGTGACGT CTGGTCCTTTGGGGTCCTGCTCTGGGAGATCTTCACGCTGGGGGGCTCTCCGTACCCCGGCATCCCTGTGGAGGAGCTCTTCAAGCTGCTGAAGGAGGGTCACCGGATGGACAAGCCGGCCAACTGCACACACGACCT GTACATGATCATGCGGGAGTGCTGGCATGCTGCGCCCTCCCAGAGGCCCACCTTCAAGCAGCTGGTGGAGGACCTGGACCGTGTCCTCACTGTGACGTCCACCGAC CAGGAGTACCTGGACCTGTCAGCGCCCTTCGAGCAGTACTCCCCCGGCGGCCAGGACACCCCGAGCTCCAGCTCCTCAGGGGATGACTCCGTGTTTGCCCACGACCTGCTGCCCCCGGCCCCACCCAGCAGTGGGGGCTCGCGGACGTGA